The following proteins are encoded in a genomic region of Corylus avellana chromosome ca4, CavTom2PMs-1.0:
- the LOC132178565 gene encoding uncharacterized protein LOC132178565 — MASPKGIHDEATEDSDLTFPAADVDKELHPGENQNFEGDPISSEVATSSENKKEQAELEQKKKEKRKKEALQTLKTTILVSAAIVAVAGVVCAVTKKLREK, encoded by the exons ATGGCAAGCCCTAAGGGAATTCATGATGAAGCTACAGAAGACTCTGATTTGACTTTTCCGGCAGCCGACGTTGATAAAGAATTGCATCCCGGGGAAAACCAGAATTTTGAAGGTGATCCCATATCGTCTGAAGTGGCTACCTCGTCGGAGAACAAG AAGGAACAAGCTGAGCttgagcaaaagaaaaaagaaaagaggaagaaggagGCACTGCAGACGCTCAAAACAACCATTCTAGTGTCGGCGGCGATCGTGGCTGTGGCAGGGGTAGTCTGTGCAGTAACCAAGAAGTTGAGAGAGAAATGA